In one window of Nothobranchius furzeri strain GRZ-AD chromosome 11, NfurGRZ-RIMD1, whole genome shotgun sequence DNA:
- the LOC107373485 gene encoding uncharacterized protein, whose amino-acid sequence MEYFRAMPPSHSRLQRGQTKVLILELRKLSRDIGRNVLGHQLLTKQKKVSKLVSKEDLRLCQLLAREKIPSLLEDIEKVPARDPKTRYRFFGYLAAYLSVIYGHRTGVLTRMRVKEVRQAIGDDQTGYLINVLEHKTARKFGTAQILEPEEFAWFRTWLRLRDRAVARNNNFFSSLGRGEAKDMARYFSRAWKEMGLKGYPTIMDIRTAVSTYNFKENNPEVRENLSKFMCHNVDTQERFYALHKNLSRAREIQKLSASRLERGTRQKTSRLLRELHPLNHRLLTVPVLLLPLPPPGLERQRRLAERERP is encoded by the exons ATGGAGTACTTCAGGGCCATGCCACCCAGCCACTCGCGGCTGCAGCGTGGGCAAACGAAAGTCCTGATCCTGGAGCTGAGGAAGCTGAGCAGGGACATAGGGCGGAACGTCCTGGGACACCAGCTGCTGACCAAGCAGAAAAAGGTGTCCAAGCTGGTGTCCAAGGAGGACCTCCGCCTTTGCCAGCTCCTTGCTCGGGAGAAAATCCCCTCTCTGCTCG AGGACATTGAGAAGGTGCCAGCGAGGGACCCCAAGACCCGCTACCGGTTCTTTGGCTACCTCGCTGCCTACCTGTCGGTAATTTATGGCCACCGGACTGGGGTGCTCACCAGGATGAGGGTGAAGGAGGTCCGGCAGGCCATAGGCGATGACCAGACTGGTTATCTCATCAAT GTCCTCGAGCACAAGACTGCCCGCAAATTTGGAACCGCGCAAATCCTCGAGCCGGAAGAATTTGCGTGGTTTCGGACCTGGCTAAGGCTGAGGGACAGGGCCGTTGCCAGGAACAATAATTTTTTTTCCTCCCTTGGCCGTGGGGAGGCAAAGGACATGGCCCGATACTTCAGTCGAGCATGGAAGGAAATGGGACTCAAGGGGTACCCGACCATAATGGACATTCGGACGGCCGTGTCCACCTAC AATTTTAAGGAGAACAACCCGGAGGTCCGCGAGAACCTCTCCAAGTTCATGTGTCACAACGTGGACACCCAGGAGAGGTTCTACGCGTTGCACAAAAACCTCTCCCGGGCGAGAGAGATCCAGAAGCTGTCTGCCTCTCGCTTAGAGAGGGGGACTCGTCAAAAGACCAGCCGGCTGCTCCgggaactccaccctctcaaccacAGGCTCCTGACAGTCCCGGTCCTGCTACTCCCACTGCCGCCTCCGGGTCTCGAGCGGCAGAGGAGACTGGCCGA AAGAGAACGCCCGTGA
- the LOC129160205 gene encoding uncharacterized protein isoform X2, whose product MGRTLIPPGPCPILNCVPQLLHVEKHLDNHKELTQRRQREVKLALKRKVALQLLRELRATDTQPPMVSTLDLDGDPAAGEGNTCANPACRTRAMHLTNEVYRLQGALADAKRQLQQLQPQQASSPPEQRRGHGQGLRLSPHPSTSAPSRTSPTAPSSSSSLSSDDEGEERREQGQGRCLRSRPSTSAPSRASPTASSSSSSSSSDEEGKERREQGQGRCLRSRP is encoded by the exons ATGGGGAGGACGTTAATTCCTCCCGGCCCTTGTCCTATTTTGAACTGTGTCCCACAACTGCTTCACGTGGAGAAGCACCTGGACAACCATAAGGAGCtgacacagaggaggcagcgggaGGTAAAGCTGGCCCTAAAGAGGAAGGTGGCCTTGCAGCTCCTCAGGGAGTTGAGGGCCACTGACACCCAGCCTCCCATGGTCAGCACACTAGACCTGGACGGTGACCCGGCGGCAGGCGAGGGAAACACCTGCGCCAACCCTGCTTGCAGGACCCGGGCCATGCACCTTACCAATGAGGTCTACCGCCTCCAGGGCGCTCTGGCGGATGCCAAG AGGCAGCTGCAGCAGCTCCAGCCGCAACAGGCCTCCTCTCCGCCGGAACAGCGACGTGGGCACGGGCAGGGATTGCGCCTTAGTCCGCACCCCTCGACTTCCGCCCCCTCGCGAACCTCCCCTACCGCCCCCTCAAGCTCCAGCTCCTTGTCATCGGACGACGAGGGTGAAGAACGGCGGGAGCAAGGGCAGGGACGGTGCCTTAGGTCACGCCCCTCGACTTCCGCCCCCTCGCGCGCCTCCCCTACCGCTTCCTCGAGCTCCAGCTCCTCATCATCGGACGAGGAGGGCAAAGAACGGCGGGAGCAGGGGCAGGGACGGTGTCTTAGGTCACGCCCCTGA
- the LOC129160205 gene encoding uncharacterized protein isoform X1, with protein MLLDTTKPNEAGICPLCQKELLLVSKHLKEFHKVENLRERDILNKLVMGRTLIPPGPCPILNCVPQLLHVEKHLDNHKELTQRRQREVKLALKRKVALQLLRELRATDTQPPMVSTLDLDGDPAAGEGNTCANPACRTRAMHLTNEVYRLQGALADAKRQLQQLQPQQASSPPEQRRGHGQGLRLSPHPSTSAPSRTSPTAPSSSSSLSSDDEGEERREQGQGRCLRSRPSTSAPSRASPTASSSSSSSSSDEEGKERREQGQGRCLRSRP; from the exons ATGCTTCTAGACACGACGAAACCTAATGAGGCGGGCATTTGCCCCCTGTGCCAAAAGGAGCTCCTGCTTGTATCCAAGCATCTGAAAGAGTTCCACAAGGTGGAAAACCTCCGGGAAAGGGACATTTTGAACAAGCTGGTGATGGGGAGGACGTTAATTCCTCCCGGCCCTTGTCCTATTTTGAACTGTGTCCCACAACTGCTTCACGTGGAGAAGCACCTGGACAACCATAAGGAGCtgacacagaggaggcagcgggaGGTAAAGCTGGCCCTAAAGAGGAAGGTGGCCTTGCAGCTCCTCAGGGAGTTGAGGGCCACTGACACCCAGCCTCCCATGGTCAGCACACTAGACCTGGACGGTGACCCGGCGGCAGGCGAGGGAAACACCTGCGCCAACCCTGCTTGCAGGACCCGGGCCATGCACCTTACCAATGAGGTCTACCGCCTCCAGGGCGCTCTGGCGGATGCCAAG AGGCAGCTGCAGCAGCTCCAGCCGCAACAGGCCTCCTCTCCGCCGGAACAGCGACGTGGGCACGGGCAGGGATTGCGCCTTAGTCCGCACCCCTCGACTTCCGCCCCCTCGCGAACCTCCCCTACCGCCCCCTCAAGCTCCAGCTCCTTGTCATCGGACGACGAGGGTGAAGAACGGCGGGAGCAAGGGCAGGGACGGTGCCTTAGGTCACGCCCCTCGACTTCCGCCCCCTCGCGCGCCTCCCCTACCGCTTCCTCGAGCTCCAGCTCCTCATCATCGGACGAGGAGGGCAAAGAACGGCGGGAGCAGGGGCAGGGACGGTGTCTTAGGTCACGCCCCTGA